The Psychrobacillus sp. FSL K6-2836 nucleotide sequence TGATTAAATGCTTTTAATTCCTTCTCATCACCTGAAGCTTCTATATATTCTCCGATACGCTTCAAGCCACTTTTCAAGTGAATCCCCCAAGCACCATTTAGTTGCTCAGGATCTCCAGGATTTGTATTCAAATAAATACTCAAAACACTTCGATCCATACTTGAGTATGCATTCAGCGCTTGAATTTCTTTATTTATCGTCATTCTATCTTCCTCCTTTGTCTAACTCTTCGTAGTATCACCTTCCTTCAAAGGATTACACAGAAAAGATAATGATTAAATTTTGTAAATTTGAAAAAAGGCATTAAGGAAATAAAAAAAACGCACCGATTGTAAATCGATACGTTTTGTCAAAAGACAGGAAAGGGTATACTTTTTACTTAGTGTCTGTCTAGACTCCAGCGCCTAGCCCCTCGAGTCGTTTCAGAATGTCGGGGCTTGCAAAGGCGCTTGCTCTGTTGTTCCTAATGCGAATGGATACTGGTTTCCTCCATCCAATACGCTTCTCGAATATTGATGTGTCTTCGCATTTTCCTAGTTATTTCCATAGATATTTCACCATTTTGATACAAGTATTGAATTTCATCACGTTCTGCCTGAAAAGCCTGATCACGTAGCTCTCTTTGTACACTTATATAATGACCAGAATCGGTTAATTTATTGGCAAGTTTAAATTTAACAATCATATCATTGTACTCTCCAATAAGTTGAACATTAACTACCTCGTTTTCAGAGGTCATTGTGTCCCTCAGATACTTAATAGCGGCTTTTGCCATTTCTACTTTAAAACTCACTACTTTATTGCCTTTTGCTAAACGAACTTTGATCGTATCCCTTTTTTTATGCATGAATAGCTTCAAAATATTATAATAACCTCTTTTAATAACTGTCCAAACAAGTAACACTCTATATAGTAAGCGACTGGTTACAGCCACACGCATTCGATGAATATGCTCTTCGATTAAGTAAAGTGATTCCCGGTCAATTTTACTATTTGTTTTTAATTTTTCTATATAGTCACTCTCAACTTCCAAAACTTTCATACGAGTTGATGTTTCTAACACTTTTATACGGTTTGCTTCATCCTCACTTACAAATAATAGCTGGTTTCTTATTTGATTGTAATTAGCAATAATCGAGACTGCCGCTCCGCGATTTTCTTCCGTTGTTAAATCACGCAAAGTATTTATTGCCCTCTCTGCCGTTCGAAGAATAGCCAATCTTTCCATTTCTTCTTTTGCTTCCTCCGTATTTCCTTTTTCCGATTTTGCCAGTAAAGGAAGAACAATACTTGCCAGAACAAGTGTCAATAGAATTACTCCCGCTGCTATAAAAATTATTAATGCACGCTGCGGAAAAACATCCCCATTCACTAAAAAGTATGGAATTGTAAAGGCTCCCGCTAGCGTAACCGCGCCTCGTACTCCCGCAATGGTTGTAATAGCAACATATCGAATAGAAGGCTTAGTTAAATTTTTCTCTTTCATAAACCAACCAACCCACCAAGCTACATAAATCCAAATCCAACGAAGTATCAGCAAGGCTGCAGTGATGATAAAAATATACATAATTACTTGGTAATTATTAAATAATGGACTTTCAAATATTTCTTCTGAAACATTTGGAATTTGTAATCCAAGTAAAACAAAAACTAGTCCATTCAAAATAAATATAACAATCGTCCAAGTACTTTTTGACACTAGTTGTAATTGTATGGCTGGTGACTGTTCACGGTCTTTGAAAATGGCATGTACAATACCAGCTGCTACAACCGAAAGAATTCCAGATAGATGAAAGTGTTCAATAATATAAAATATAATGAAAGGTGTTAGTAGTTGAATAAGCATATGTATAGTAACATCTTCCATACCTAATCTGCGTATAAAAACTTTCAAGCGAATGATCAAATAAGCCAGTAACGCACCTCCCAGAAACCCGCCTAAAGCTATTAGTACAAAACTCACACTTGCCTCCGCCAGTGAGAAAACTCCTGTTACAGTAGCTGCAACAGCAAATTTAAACGCAACTAATCCAGATGCGTCATTCATGAGACCTTCGCCTTCTAGAATATGGGTAATTGTTTTAGGTATTTTCACACGACTAGAAATGGCACCAACTGCCACAACATCTGTTGGGGATAAAATAGCTGCTAGCGCAAATGCAGCAGATAATGGAATTGATGGTATAAGCCAATGTATTAAATATCCTATTACTAACACGGTTAAGAACACGAGCCCAAGTGCTAGCATTAAAATCGGTTTACGTAGCTTCCATAACTCATGTCTAGAAACATTTTTTCCGTCATAAAACAACAATGGAGCTATAAATAGAATAAAAAACAGCTCTGGTTCTAACTCAACATGTATTCCTAAAGGTAAAGCGGCAAGCGAAACTCCAAGTACTATTTGAATTAATGGTACTGGTATATATGGTAAAAAATGATTAATAAAGTTAGATAATCCGATAATGAGCAATAATAATAAGATGATTAAAAAGAACTCCACCAAATTTCCCCTTCTTCTTTACAAATATACCTATAAGTTTATAGGGATTACTCAGTAATTACAAATTAACCCCTATCTCAAGAACTGCTCATCCCTTTTCTTTTTTTGTTAAATAATCTATCATTCCCATTGCACTTACTTCTAAATCCAATTTAATTAGTCTAAATACATTATGTTTTTCTGAAATGCCTTGATTTTTCAGGTGTTCTTTCACTAACCTATTGAGTCTATTTGCTAGCTCATCATATCCCTTTGCTTCCGCGTACACAGCTTCTGCTTCTGTCATAAAAATATTTAACCACATCGAAACTTGAGAAAGTGCTTCTTTGGGAGAGTTTGTTACTCCAAAATGTCCATAATAAATATATTGAAGATTCATTTGAACGAAAAGCTCTATTGCCCTTTGCATAGCAGCAGGATTGAATTGGTTTGGTGAGGTTGATGGTAAAAAGAAAGTAACACCATCTGATATGAGTTGTTCATAACGAACACCAACCGTATCTCCCGTAAACATTCCATTACTAATCGGATCGTAAATACTAAAATGATGATTAGCATGACCAGGAGTATCAAAAAACTTTAATATACAAGCTGCCCCTATCTTTAATATTTCCTCATCATTTTTTATAACCATTCGCTCATTGGGAATCGGAATGATAGGATCGAATAATTCCTCAAACTTATTCCCATAAACAGCCTTTGCACCAGCTATCAGCCTTTCTGGTTCCGCCAGATGCCTTACTCCTTTAGGGTGAACAACGATCTTGGCATTTGGGCAATCCTTTAAGAGAAGTCCCGCTCCTCCTGCATGATCCAAATGTATATGAGTAACAATTATGTATTTAACTTGGTCTAATGAAAAACCTAATGATTCTAATCCACTTTTCACATGCTTTACCGACGGGCTTGGTCCAGTTTCTATTATAGTAAGTTCGCTTTCATCGATGACATACGTTCCAGTGCGTTCTGACTCCCCCATATCAAATCCATCAATTAAATAAATTCTTTCATTTAATTTTTTCGGATACTTGTTTGCCATTTCAATATCTCCTCCATAATAATATTTGAATATTTTGCAAATAAATCTCTTCTATTATATTAACATTGATCTGATGAATAACTACGCAACTACCATACAATAATTATTGAATATAAGTATCATACACGCTATGGGGGCTCAAGCATAAAAACCTACTGCCTCAAAATATGGCGGTAGGTTTTTCGTAAAAAATATCAATACTAACTACTGTAACGTATTTAATCTCTCTTTGTTTTGATGCAATTGTTCCTGAAGTGTACTTATAGGCTCC carries:
- a CDS encoding Na+/H+ antiporter; this encodes MEFFLIILLLLLIIGLSNFINHFLPYIPVPLIQIVLGVSLAALPLGIHVELEPELFFILFIAPLLFYDGKNVSRHELWKLRKPILMLALGLVFLTVLVIGYLIHWLIPSIPLSAAFALAAILSPTDVVAVGAISSRVKIPKTITHILEGEGLMNDASGLVAFKFAVAATVTGVFSLAEASVSFVLIALGGFLGGALLAYLIIRLKVFIRRLGMEDVTIHMLIQLLTPFIIFYIIEHFHLSGILSVVAAGIVHAIFKDREQSPAIQLQLVSKSTWTIVIFILNGLVFVLLGLQIPNVSEEIFESPLFNNYQVIMYIFIITAALLILRWIWIYVAWWVGWFMKEKNLTKPSIRYVAITTIAGVRGAVTLAGAFTIPYFLVNGDVFPQRALIIFIAAGVILLTLVLASIVLPLLAKSEKGNTEEAKEEMERLAILRTAERAINTLRDLTTEENRGAAVSIIANYNQIRNQLLFVSEDEANRIKVLETSTRMKVLEVESDYIEKLKTNSKIDRESLYLIEEHIHRMRVAVTSRLLYRVLLVWTVIKRGYYNILKLFMHKKRDTIKVRLAKGNKVVSFKVEMAKAAIKYLRDTMTSENEVVNVQLIGEYNDMIVKFKLANKLTDSGHYISVQRELRDQAFQAERDEIQYLYQNGEISMEITRKMRRHINIREAYWMEETSIHSH
- a CDS encoding MBL fold metallo-hydrolase, giving the protein MANKYPKKLNERIYLIDGFDMGESERTGTYVIDESELTIIETGPSPSVKHVKSGLESLGFSLDQVKYIIVTHIHLDHAGGAGLLLKDCPNAKIVVHPKGVRHLAEPERLIAGAKAVYGNKFEELFDPIIPIPNERMVIKNDEEILKIGAACILKFFDTPGHANHHFSIYDPISNGMFTGDTVGVRYEQLISDGVTFFLPSTSPNQFNPAAMQRAIELFVQMNLQYIYYGHFGVTNSPKEALSQVSMWLNIFMTEAEAVYAEAKGYDELANRLNRLVKEHLKNQGISEKHNVFRLIKLDLEVSAMGMIDYLTKKEKG